tttgagtgtgtgtctgtgtgttgaagCCACACCCCTCCCCGCCTGTGCACACTGCCAGCTGTTTTGCGCTGACTCAGTCAGGCCTGGAGCGAGAAGCAGGCGTGAGCCGGTCCAAGTCATGGAGCGGCAGCTGGAGCTGGCGGCTTTGGTTCTGGGCCTCACCGGGTGGCTCTGTGCCATTCTGACGCGCTGCCTCACTCTGTGGAACGTCAGCGGCACCCTGGACAACACCACAGCCACTCTGCCTGTCTACTGGGACGGGGTGTGGCTGGAATGGGACCACTGGGACTTAGCCCATGATGGGAGCCTGCACTGCTCCTTCTACAAGTCTCTCATGTCTCTGTCTGGGAGCTTTCGTACGTGGAGAGCGCTCATCATGGCTGCCATCGGAGCCGGGGCCTTGGCTGTGGTGACGGGTACAGTTGGGGCCGTGTTCTTCCCCAAGCGGGGCCAGATCAAGGTGGCTTCTGGTGCTCTCTTTGTCCTGTGTGCGATCCTGCTGCTGGTTCCTGTGGCATGGACGTGCCATCACACCAGTCAGCCACTGGAGAGCATTGTTCTGCTGCGGCGAACCTGGGGTCCAGCGCTATACCTTGGCTGGATCTCCTTTGCCCTGATGCTGATCGGGGGCGCGTTTCTCTGCTCCAGATGCCCCACTTTTGAAAGGGAAATGCAGCAGGTGGACCAGAGCAGGTACCCGAACGTGGAGGAGGACGTGAACCACCCATTGAGCAGAATCAACAGGACGACCTTCACACACAGCCAGTATGAGCGCGGATCGCAACCCCTCTGATGTGGACCTGATGAACTGAATGGCCACAACACGCTGACAGACAATTAAAGGAAATGCAGTTGAACCTGGTGGCAGAATTAGTATGAACATGTGGAGTAATGATGCACTGGATTATTTAATCatttgggtgggggtggggggtagagTTACAGTGCCAATAACTGTCCATATTTTTCGTCAGACTAATAAAGGGACAACCCCTTTTAAACAATGGTAGAACTTAATTAACAAAGAATTTGCCTtaattaaaatcagttttaaagttTGCTAAGCAATAACTAAAACTAACAGCCTTTTGGTGCTTTGTTTACAAATCTTCAGGTTAGCTAACGTCTGTCTTTCTGTttgagtgtttgtttgtctacagtaAAAGTTAGAGATTTAGACTATATTTGTGTCAAGATCGTCTTTGAGTTAAGAGCATTGATTCCATTTTGATGTTGATCCTTACATCTaccttgtgacatcacaaagacctGCGATCTCCACGCAAGCATTTTGGTTGGGGTTCAGGTAAAATGAGCCAGGGGGCACCCACAATCCACAAAGGGCACCCAGATTCAAATGGTCCCAAAGGATCCACTTCACATTTGGTCACTGTGTTCTGTATGATGAGTTCTTTTAACTTTGGGCATATCTttgtccttatttattccttaatatttttgtatttgtgagattttgttgtcattgtaccAGACTTCATTCACAGCTTATTTCCTGCTCAGCTTTTTCAGGTACCTTAAAACTTTGGCACCTGGTACATGTAGGTGAGGATCAGTGAATCTCCTCTTTTGAATCATGTTGGCATTTTTAAATATCATAGTGTGCAGTACCCCTGTATTAAATGGAGTATGAATTGCATTATGAAggaacatcagctttgacattttggccacgtgTTGGCCATcatttcacctggttgtggcagattgatggttactttcaagaggtgtggTGGATTGTTTAGTGGTCTGGGTGATTGTTACATAGGATCTGGGAGGATGCAACAACAGACAGCACCAATATAAGGTGTCTTGAGACCTGGACGAATTGAcctgcacaaatttgatctgcacattggtacgcaatctgccgtgcaggagagtaaacatgttaactcattgtaaactgcaaTGCAAGTgcacaaaattttgaaatgttcaaaatgtctgtcacgcattatgtgaacttcacgtgaacattgcgcaaacaattaaaaatgtgagtgcgagtcattgcatcataacagcacagctcatctgaatgactaTGAtgaaatgttaaatctatcataaacaattttacagctactcataagaaggaatgaacatgcatctGTTTTACcaggccattacaatataaacattacaaataattatcttttagactattccaaatgtgttctccacctcatgaagcacaggagaaataaacagaaaagctgcagctgtaatagtcctctgtgattccggaagcggtTATAGGTGTTTTCATTAGCCAAcctcagagaaaatgattaatctgctacaaaataattaatttatatacgcagcgtccagcggcacaaagcacggcatccagctgggaacacagcgtgtGGCAGGGGTCAAATGTGCACAAGTGTCACGGCACCTATATGCTCCTGAACCTGACTGTCACAGTGGGACATGTCTGGTCAGgcacaggatatgtcattcaaagcgcatattaaacaaatatgtaggactgcctttttgcatttacgcaatatctctaaaatcagaaaggtcttgtctcagagtgatgctgaaaaactaattcatgcatttatttccgcaaaggctggactattgtaattcattattatcaggttgtcctaaaagttccctaaaaagccttcagttggttcagaatgctgcagctagagtactgacggggactagcaggagagagcatatctcacccgtgttggcctctcttcattggcttcctgttaattctagaatagaatttaaaattcttcttcttacttataaggttttgaataatcaggtcccatcttatcttagggacctcgtagtaccatattaccccattagagcgcttcgctctcagactgcgggcttacttgtagttcctagggtttgtaagagtagaatgggaggcagagccttcagctttcaggctcctctcctgtggaaccagctcccaattcagatcagggagacagataccctctctacttttaagattaggcttaaaactttccttttcgctaaggcttatagttagggctggatcgggtgaccctggaccatcccttggttatgctgctttagacgtagattgtgggggggttcccatgatgcactgtttctttctctttttgctccgtatgcatcactctgcatttaatcattagtgatcgatctctgccccccttcacggcatgtctttttcctgtttttttccctcagccccaaccagtctcagcagaagactgcccctccctgagcctggttctgctggaggtttcttcctgttaaaagggagtttttccttcccactgttgccaagtgcttgctcatagggggtcgttttgaccgttggggtttttcataattattgtatggccttgccttacaatatggagcgccttggggcaactgtttgttgtgatttggcgctatataataaaaaagttgattgattgattgattgaaagtcgaccttttgtttgcatgtgatttgtgAAGGCTTGTTCTGATCGCAGGCTCTTGGTGGCCACTTTGACCACGGTACTAGTGTTTATGCAGTACCAAGTCATAAGATAAGGCACATAAAAGCACTATATGGCAGACAGGAGGCCCAACACAAGATTGTCTCAACCTGCAATGACATAACCAAATAGTTGCAACTGAGACAACCAAATATAATTCattgtttacactgacaggatAATTAAATAGATGAGTTTTATGGCAGTCCCAGGGAACCAGACTGTCTCGTTAAGTTAGCGTGTATGTTGACATGATATCTGAGTCGGTGAGGTTGGAGACTTCCTGGAGTCCATACAAAGAAAGGTGATCCCATATCCTCTGCATTATGTTTGTCCATCTCCTtcttcttattctttctgttttttaTCTTGCTGTCAGTAAAAACATTAAACCAATGCCTTCTTTGTTTCTATTCCTGTGTACTGCTTACTACAAACTGATATATAAAACCTTTTTACACTTCATATAGtcacaataaataaatcaataaaataaaacaagtgtTTTATAATCCTTGCTGTTCTGGCTAAAGTAGGTTTTTCCTTGCAAACGTGCATGATATAGTAAGACATGCGACACGTGGCATGACACAAGTGGTTGGACTGAAAGGCTGCAGTGCAAAAATCCAATACAAATACAAATCTGactaagaatcagaatcaaatctattgccaagtaagttctcacatacaaggaatttgatctggtgtcattggtgcataaacaacaataaaaaatacttctgtaagaaataataggtgcataaacaacaataaaaagaaaagggaaaacaaaactactgtaataagTAAAGGagccaaatagacaaatgggcaaagctgtttactgt
The sequence above is drawn from the Thalassophryne amazonica chromosome 4, fThaAma1.1, whole genome shotgun sequence genome and encodes:
- the LOC117508786 gene encoding claudin-3-like, which translates into the protein MERQLELAALVLGLTGWLCAILTRCLTLWNVSGTLDNTTATLPVYWDGVWLEWDHWDLAHDGSLHCSFYKSLMSLSGSFRTWRALIMAAIGAGALAVVTGTVGAVFFPKRGQIKVASGALFVLCAILLLVPVAWTCHHTSQPLESIVLLRRTWGPALYLGWISFALMLIGGAFLCSRCPTFEREMQQVDQSRYPNVEEDVNHPLSRINRTTFTHSQYERGSQPL